From the Apus apus isolate bApuApu2 chromosome 4, bApuApu2.pri.cur, whole genome shotgun sequence genome, one window contains:
- the NUDT6 gene encoding nucleoside diphosphate-linked moiety X motif 6 isoform X1: MGRLWRALRGARGLGALAGLRERLDKFGGVTVDLGELNRSLRLEPAAFGRWLRGAVWRWRQQGRVAVWLHVPILQSPVLAAAASQGFAFHHAEQGSSTLTLWLGEGPSRLPGYATHQLGVAGAVLDESNGKVLVVQDRNRTLNAWKFPGGLSNPGEDIGDTAVREVFEETGIKSEFKSILSIRQQHKHPGAFGKSDMYIICRLEPSSFNINFCQQECLRCEWMDLDQLARTKDTTPITSNVAKLLLYGYREGFDKIDITMREFPAVYTGLFYKLYHRELPESYRNIT; this comes from the exons ATGGGGCGGCTGTGGCGGGCGctgcgcggggcgcggggcctgGGGGCCctggcggggctgcgggagcggcTGGACAAGTTCGGGGGGGTGACCGTGGACCTGGGCGAGCTGAACCGCTCCCTCCGCCTGGAGCCGGCGGCTTTCGGGCGGTGGCTGCGGG GCGCGGTGTGGCGCTGGCGGCAGCAGGGCCGCGTCGCCGTCTGGCTGCACGTCCCCATCCTCCAGAGCCCCGTCCTGGCGGCCGCCGCCTCGCAAGGCTTCGCTTTCCACCACGCCGAGCAGGGCTCCTCCACCTTGACGCTGTGGCTGGGAGAAGGGCCCAGCAGGCTACCGGGCTACGCCACCCACCAGCTGGGGGTCGCAG GTGCTGTTCTAGATGAAAGCAATGGAAAGGTGTTGGTCGTACAAGACAGAAATAGG ACTCTAAACGCATGGAAATTTCCAGGCGGTCTGTCTAACCCAGGCGAAGACATTG GAGACACAGCAGTTCGAGAGGTTTTCGAAGAGACTGGCATTAAGTCAGAATTCAAGTCCATCCTAAGCATCCGACAGCAGCACAAACACCCTGGAGCCTTTGGGAAGTCAGATATGTACATCATCTGTCGCCTGGAGCCCTCCTCCTTCAACATCAACTTCTGCCAGCAGGAGTGCCTGAGGTGTGAATGGATGGACCTCGATCAGCTTGCCAGGACAAAAGACACTACTCCCATCACCAGCAACGTAGCAAAACTCTTGCTTTATGGATACCGGGAAGGGTTTGATAAGATTGATATAACCATGAGAGAGTTCCCAGCTGTCTACACAGGCCTGTTCTACAAACTATACCACAGGGAGCTGCCTGAGTCCTATAGAAACATTACATGA
- the NUDT6 gene encoding nucleoside diphosphate-linked moiety X motif 6 isoform X2, with protein MGRLWRALRGARGLGALAGLRERLDKFGGVTVDLGELNRSLRLEPAAFGRWLRGAVWRWRQQGRVAVWLHVPILQSPVLAAAASQGFAFHHAEQGSSTLTLWLGEGPSRLPGYATHQLGVAGAVLDESNGKVLVVQDRNRTLNAWKFPGGLSNPGEDIDTAVREVFEETGIKSEFKSILSIRQQHKHPGAFGKSDMYIICRLEPSSFNINFCQQECLRCEWMDLDQLARTKDTTPITSNVAKLLLYGYREGFDKIDITMREFPAVYTGLFYKLYHRELPESYRNIT; from the exons ATGGGGCGGCTGTGGCGGGCGctgcgcggggcgcggggcctgGGGGCCctggcggggctgcgggagcggcTGGACAAGTTCGGGGGGGTGACCGTGGACCTGGGCGAGCTGAACCGCTCCCTCCGCCTGGAGCCGGCGGCTTTCGGGCGGTGGCTGCGGG GCGCGGTGTGGCGCTGGCGGCAGCAGGGCCGCGTCGCCGTCTGGCTGCACGTCCCCATCCTCCAGAGCCCCGTCCTGGCGGCCGCCGCCTCGCAAGGCTTCGCTTTCCACCACGCCGAGCAGGGCTCCTCCACCTTGACGCTGTGGCTGGGAGAAGGGCCCAGCAGGCTACCGGGCTACGCCACCCACCAGCTGGGGGTCGCAG GTGCTGTTCTAGATGAAAGCAATGGAAAGGTGTTGGTCGTACAAGACAGAAATAGG ACTCTAAACGCATGGAAATTTCCAGGCGGTCTGTCTAACCCAGGCGAAGACATTG ACACAGCAGTTCGAGAGGTTTTCGAAGAGACTGGCATTAAGTCAGAATTCAAGTCCATCCTAAGCATCCGACAGCAGCACAAACACCCTGGAGCCTTTGGGAAGTCAGATATGTACATCATCTGTCGCCTGGAGCCCTCCTCCTTCAACATCAACTTCTGCCAGCAGGAGTGCCTGAGGTGTGAATGGATGGACCTCGATCAGCTTGCCAGGACAAAAGACACTACTCCCATCACCAGCAACGTAGCAAAACTCTTGCTTTATGGATACCGGGAAGGGTTTGATAAGATTGATATAACCATGAGAGAGTTCCCAGCTGTCTACACAGGCCTGTTCTACAAACTATACCACAGGGAGCTGCCTGAGTCCTATAGAAACATTACATGA